From Cannabis sativa cultivar Pink pepper isolate KNU-18-1 chromosome 8, ASM2916894v1, whole genome shotgun sequence, a single genomic window includes:
- the LOC115700349 gene encoding pectinesterase-like, which translates to MATNFIVLIIILLFFPTSMSISTQKICNQTEYPSYCQNIFNSSSSAEDNDIYYYGRLAVQTSLVRSERFVNSVQNYLQYSYNIDNNTKNSGDGPTQTLALKGCKDFASSNVYMLDNIIAMINNTNQVLPFSQANTLQDKLTALLPNLYTCLDLLETTPTSENIRNDLSQMIDDDVKVHMISLTLCTEGWVSKDKKNINNNNNNGQQSPPLLSKFKLASDKANKKAILESILKGVKVNVDHHHHSEDENQQGFVIINDFVVVSKDGSWDFTSINDAINAAPSRSYNDGYFLIYVTAGVYSEYVNVGAEKTNLFLLGEGIHKTVITGNRNNADGFSISSSATLSVSGDGFMGANLSVVNAAGLHKEQAVALRNTADHSTFYSCSFEGYQDTLYIHSHRQFYRDCDIYGTVDFIFGNATAIIQNSNIYVRKPLLGQSAVITAHGRTHPTQQSGISIHNSNILPTTDLTTSNARLERRRRTKAFLGRPWRDCARVVYMQSYMDGVIDSAGWHRWDQTDFGLNDAYMGEYNNWGPGSHTEKRPKWSAFHILNTTDAQDFTVSNFIDGDSWLPQTGVPYTGGLI; encoded by the exons ATGGCTACTAATTTCATTGTTCTCattattattcttcttttttttccaACTTCCATGTCTATTTCTACACAGAAAATATGTAACCAAACTGAATATCCCTCCTATTGTCAAAACATATTCAATTCTTCATCATCGGCAGAGGATaatgatatttattattatggaCGACTTGCAGTACAAACATCCTTAGTCAGATCAGAAAGGTTTGTAAACTCAGTTCAGAATTATTTACAATATTCATACAATATCGACAACAACACCAAAAACTCAGGAGATGGCCccacacaaaccctagctttaaaGGGTTGCAAAGATTTTGCTTCTTCTAATGTATATATGCTTGATAATATCATAGCAATGATAAACAACACTAACCAAGTCCTTCCATTCTCACAAGCCAACACCTTACAAGACAAGCTCACTGCCCTTTTGCCTAATCTCTACACTTGCTTAGATTTATTAGAAACCACTCCTACATCTGAGAACATTAGAAACGACTTATCGCAGATGATAGACGACGATGTTAAGGTTCATATGATCTCTCTCACTCTTTGCACCGAAGGTTGGGTGTCCAAGGATAAGAaaaacattaataataataataataatggtcaACAATCTCCTCCTCTGCTAAGTAAATTCAAGTTAGCATCAGATAAGGCGAATAAGAAAGCGATTTTGGAGTCGATTTTGAAAGGGGTAAAAGTGAATGTGGATCATCACCATCATAGTGAAGACGAGAATCAGCAAGGTTTTGTCATTATAAACGATTTTGTtgttgtgagcaaagatggtaGTTGGGACTTTACAAGTATCAACGACGCTATCAACGCAGCACCTAGTCGTAGTTATAATGATGGTTACTTTTTAATCTATGTCACCGCCGGTGTTTATTCAGAGTACGTCAATGTAGGCGCCGAAAAGACTAATTTGTTTTTACTCGGTGAAGGTATTCACAAGACTGTTATCACTGGAAACCGAAATAATGCTGATGGATTTTCTATTTCAAGTTCAGCAACTCTCT CTGTGTCAGGTGATGGTTTTATGGGTGCAAATCTATCAGTAGTAAACGCAGCTGGACTACACAAAGAACAAGCAGTGGCTTTACGAAACACTGCCGACCACTCCACATTTTATAGCTGCAGCTTCGAAGGGTATCAAGACACACTTTATATTCATTCACACCGTCAATTTTATAGAGACTGTGATATTTACGGAACAGTAGATTTCATATTTGGTAATGCTACAGCTATAATTCAAAATTCCAATATCTATGTCCGAAAGCCTCTTTTAGGTCAATCTGCAGTGATCACAGCCCACGGTCGAACCCACCCAACTCAACAAAGTGGAATCTCAATTCACAATAGCAACATTCTACCCACAACAGACTTGACAACCTCTAATGCTAGACTCGAAAGACGTAGAAGAACCAAGGCTTTTCTGGGGAGGCCGTGGAGGGATTGTGCACGTGTTGTGTATATGCAATCTTACATGGATGGAGTTATTGACTCAGCTGGGTGGCACAGATGGGATCAAACTGATTTTGGTTTGAATGATGCTTATATGGGAGAATATAATAATTGGGGTCCTGGATCGCATACTGAAAAACGACCCAAGTGGTCAGCTTTTCATATTCTCAACACCACTGATGCTCAGGATTTTACTGTGTCTAATTTTATAGATGGTGATTCGTGGTTGCCACAGACGGGTGTACCTTACACTGGTGGATTGATTTAG